From the Bdellovibrio reynosensis genome, one window contains:
- a CDS encoding exodeoxyribonuclease VII small subunit codes for MDFEKKLGRLEEIVQKMEKGDLALEESLKLFEEGVKLSRECNQRLTDAEAKVKILMSVGADGKPVVADFTPEEN; via the coding sequence ATGGATTTCGAAAAAAAATTAGGCCGTCTTGAAGAGATTGTGCAAAAAATGGAAAAAGGCGATTTGGCATTAGAAGAATCCCTGAAACTTTTTGAAGAGGGCGTGAAACTTTCTAGAGAGTGCAACCAACGTCTTACAGATGCTGAAGCAAAAGTTAAAATTTTGATGTCAGTAGGTGCCGACGGTAAACCCGTAGTGGCTGACTTTACCCCAGAGGAAAACTAG